A genome region from Fervidobacterium changbaicum includes the following:
- a CDS encoding aspartate kinase, protein MRENEGFVVVKFGGSNFKSPEGYEDVIAKINEILRSEKGKTLVVVVSAAYGITDKLIGAVNNFKSIDIHNFLREIYNLHASILESNDSTNLTELSELESKVFELEKVFDALKLLGKVPDFARDLIVSYGERLNAFVLHTLLRRRGLSFELRRPEEWIITDGKFGNASVLLESTKELFEKRPNEWKSNHSIIPGFYGASKERDITLLGRGGSDYTATVLAYALNAEYVVLFKDVNGFLSGDPKIVENPVLLEKLSYDEIEELSYFGAKIVHPNAVDPLKNRSIPLYVCSFSGNFSLENCTEISAEKHRTEKCVKSVSFTEDIAIVQFFGANLGRVPGVLGEIAKSIAQAGLNIKFVVTSQTAINLIVSKKDLPEVLRVSEMLRLKEIEDISYRTDKALVAVVGYGLLDTHGIAAKVFGALAKSEINVDMISAGASEVSMYFLVDSQNVKMAVKQVHKALFEEA, encoded by the coding sequence ATGAGAGAGAATGAAGGATTCGTTGTGGTTAAGTTTGGTGGTTCAAATTTCAAAAGTCCAGAAGGATATGAAGACGTGATAGCGAAGATTAATGAGATACTCAGGTCGGAAAAAGGAAAGACTTTAGTGGTAGTTGTCAGTGCTGCTTACGGTATTACAGATAAACTGATAGGTGCTGTTAATAATTTCAAAAGCATAGATATCCACAATTTCTTGAGAGAAATATACAACTTGCACGCTTCTATTTTAGAGTCTAACGACAGTACAAATCTAACAGAATTGAGTGAGTTAGAAAGCAAGGTCTTTGAACTGGAGAAAGTATTTGATGCTTTGAAATTGCTCGGAAAAGTGCCTGATTTTGCAAGGGATTTGATAGTTAGCTATGGTGAGCGGCTTAATGCGTTTGTATTGCACACCTTGTTGAGAAGAAGAGGACTGAGCTTTGAGCTGAGGCGTCCGGAAGAATGGATAATTACAGACGGAAAGTTTGGAAATGCATCGGTGCTTCTTGAGTCAACTAAGGAATTGTTTGAGAAGAGGCCTAACGAATGGAAGAGTAATCATTCCATAATTCCCGGATTTTACGGTGCGTCCAAGGAAAGAGATATAACCCTTCTGGGGCGTGGAGGTAGCGATTATACAGCCACGGTTCTGGCATATGCGTTAAATGCCGAGTACGTTGTTCTTTTCAAAGATGTCAACGGATTTCTCAGTGGTGACCCGAAGATTGTCGAAAATCCTGTGTTACTTGAGAAACTCAGCTATGATGAGATAGAAGAGCTTTCATACTTTGGAGCGAAAATAGTTCATCCAAACGCAGTTGATCCACTCAAGAACCGTTCAATACCACTTTACGTTTGCAGCTTTTCAGGAAATTTTAGTCTGGAAAATTGTACGGAGATTTCTGCAGAAAAACATCGCACAGAGAAATGTGTGAAGAGTGTTTCGTTCACCGAAGATATAGCGATTGTTCAATTCTTCGGCGCAAATTTGGGGCGTGTACCTGGTGTTTTAGGCGAGATTGCAAAGAGTATCGCTCAAGCCGGTCTGAACATTAAGTTCGTTGTCACTTCACAAACGGCGATAAACTTAATAGTTTCTAAAAAAGACCTTCCCGAAGTTCTTCGAGTCTCGGAGATGCTCAGACTTAAGGAAATAGAAGATATCTCTTATCGAACGGACAAGGCACTTGTTGCCGTAGTGGGTTACGGTTTACTAGATACGCACGGCATTGCAGCAAAGGTGTTTGGGGCATTGGCTAAGAGTGAGATAAACGTTGATATGATTTCTGCAGGTGCATCGGAGGTTTCAATGTATTTCTTGGTTGATTCGCAGAACGTGAAGATGGCTGTTAAGCAAGTTCACAAAGCACTTTTTGAGGAAGCTTAA
- a CDS encoding acylphosphatase codes for MEVKWKKWNVRGVVQGVGFRHFVKNVARAIGVKGYVKNEMDGSVTIVAGGNQEQLSELFRRIMEGNGWSYVSDYDEQDLPPQEYKDFHVEF; via the coding sequence ATGGAAGTTAAGTGGAAGAAGTGGAACGTACGAGGCGTTGTACAGGGAGTAGGATTCAGGCACTTTGTTAAAAATGTTGCACGAGCAATAGGGGTTAAAGGATATGTGAAAAACGAGATGGATGGTAGTGTGACTATCGTTGCTGGAGGTAATCAAGAACAACTGTCCGAACTTTTCAGAAGAATAATGGAAGGAAACGGTTGGAGTTATGTGTCTGATTACGACGAACAAGACTTACCACCGCAGGAATACAAAGATTTCCATGTTGAGTTCTGA
- a CDS encoding Mut7-C RNAse domain-containing protein: MNKAEVRITIRFFGSLVDLVGDRYVKIDAGINQTIKDCIERLGVPHTEVYFITLRKDFVRFDRIVENGDTYFVYPECNLDIPKEYVLTPKYAGVPKFILDIHLGKLARLLRMLGISAEYGIVEDEMIVQKAVSENLIILTRDRGMLKKSEVVYGYVVRSDKPEEQLREVTLRYGLQRWFRPFTRCMECNGELISVSKSVILDQLPEKVKENYDKFAKCSKCGKVYWGGTHYENMNTFIEKFLENLSKGK; this comes from the coding sequence ATGAATAAAGCCGAAGTCAGAATAACTATTAGATTCTTTGGTAGTTTAGTTGACTTAGTTGGAGACAGATATGTAAAAATTGATGCTGGGATTAACCAAACAATCAAAGATTGTATAGAACGCCTCGGTGTTCCGCACACCGAGGTGTATTTTATAACCCTGCGCAAAGACTTTGTTCGCTTTGACAGGATCGTTGAAAATGGCGATACGTACTTTGTTTATCCTGAGTGCAATTTAGACATACCTAAAGAGTACGTTTTAACTCCCAAGTACGCAGGCGTTCCGAAGTTCATCTTGGATATCCACCTTGGAAAACTTGCAAGGCTTCTAAGGATGTTAGGGATAAGTGCAGAGTACGGCATCGTGGAAGATGAGATGATCGTTCAAAAAGCGGTGAGTGAGAATCTCATTATACTGACACGCGACAGAGGTATGCTGAAAAAGAGTGAAGTTGTCTACGGTTATGTTGTAAGATCTGATAAACCTGAGGAACAACTGAGAGAAGTAACACTTAGATACGGCCTTCAAAGGTGGTTTAGACCCTTCACAAGGTGCATGGAGTGTAACGGTGAACTTATAAGTGTTTCAAAGAGTGTTATACTCGATCAATTACCTGAGAAAGTTAAGGAAAATTATGATAAATTCGCAAAATGTTCCAAATGCGGGAAAGTGTACTGGGGTGGAACGCATTATGAAAACATGAACACTTTTATAGAGAAATTCCTGGAAAACCTTTCAAAAGGAAAGTAA
- a CDS encoding Na+/H+ antiporter NhaC family protein: MDISETFKTIVDGFKLMLLTCTILVLAWSIGSVTKDVDLSGFVVSSIKEGTSFSLVPGIIFIVGALISFATGTSWGTMAILTPIAIPIAYKLAGDAWLSVTVMSGVVFAGSIFGDHCSPISDTTVLSSTFASCDHMDHVNTQLPYAVFTAFVSLIMFILYGSFKISPFVLIFIGLVLIIALARVLHVYSLRRYQFSEKTYAGS; the protein is encoded by the coding sequence ATGGACATCTCAGAGACTTTTAAAACAATTGTTGATGGATTTAAACTAATGCTTCTTACTTGTACTATTCTTGTCCTTGCGTGGTCTATCGGCAGCGTGACCAAAGATGTTGATCTTTCAGGATTTGTGGTATCTTCAATAAAAGAAGGAACATCTTTTTCATTAGTTCCTGGAATAATTTTCATAGTCGGGGCTCTCATTTCATTTGCTACGGGTACTTCGTGGGGAACTATGGCTATTCTAACGCCGATAGCTATTCCTATTGCCTACAAGCTTGCGGGAGACGCTTGGTTGTCTGTAACGGTAATGTCTGGTGTAGTCTTTGCAGGTTCAATCTTTGGTGATCACTGTTCACCTATATCCGATACGACAGTACTATCTTCCACATTTGCCAGCTGCGATCATATGGATCATGTTAACACACAGTTGCCATATGCAGTTTTCACAGCTTTCGTAAGCTTAATAATGTTCATTCTCTACGGGTCTTTTAAGATATCACCCTTTGTACTGATCTTCATCGGTCTTGTATTGATAATTGCCTTGGCAAGAGTACTCCATGTTTATTCTCTTAGAAGATATCAGTTCTCTGAGAAAACGTATGCAGGATCGTAG
- a CDS encoding methylenetetrahydrofolate reductase, protein MGKLKVSEIVKEKRIISIEIIPPKRGENVENIYKSLDKLMKYDISFINITRHPVAVDYIEHEDRIIKVQKVKRPGTIGLTAALMNRYKIDVVPHLVCVGMNKFEMEDTLIDLDIMGVDNVFVIRGETDQNNGSYTKGDYRYAVDLVQQIRDLNSGKYLYTKAKPTNFCIGVAGYPEKHYESPNAETDLKFLKQKVDAGADYIITQMVFDAEVYRSFVERCRMVGIDVPIIPGIKPVVSKSSVFNIPKKFFVNIPQKLVEAIDNAKTKEEEFRIGISFTVELVEKLIEYGAPGIHVFTMGRGEESCEVIKFAQSIIK, encoded by the coding sequence GTGGGGAAGTTGAAGGTTTCTGAAATAGTCAAAGAAAAGAGAATCATATCGATAGAAATAATACCACCAAAGCGTGGGGAAAATGTTGAGAACATCTACAAGAGCTTGGATAAGCTCATGAAATACGATATCTCTTTCATAAACATAACAAGACATCCTGTGGCGGTGGACTACATTGAGCACGAAGATAGGATAATCAAAGTGCAGAAGGTCAAAAGGCCTGGAACGATCGGTTTGACTGCAGCACTTATGAATAGGTACAAAATCGATGTCGTTCCACATCTTGTATGTGTTGGAATGAATAAATTTGAAATGGAAGATACCTTGATCGACCTTGATATAATGGGCGTAGATAATGTGTTTGTTATTCGCGGGGAAACCGACCAAAACAACGGAAGTTATACGAAAGGAGATTACAGATACGCAGTTGACTTGGTGCAGCAGATAAGGGATTTGAACAGCGGAAAGTACTTGTACACGAAAGCGAAACCTACGAATTTTTGTATCGGTGTGGCAGGTTATCCGGAAAAGCACTACGAATCACCGAATGCAGAGACCGATTTGAAATTCCTCAAACAAAAAGTGGATGCTGGTGCAGACTATATTATCACTCAGATGGTCTTCGATGCAGAAGTCTATAGAAGCTTCGTTGAACGTTGCAGAATGGTGGGGATAGATGTTCCAATAATTCCAGGAATTAAACCTGTTGTTAGCAAAAGCTCTGTCTTCAACATCCCGAAGAAGTTTTTCGTAAACATACCTCAAAAATTGGTTGAGGCAATTGATAATGCAAAAACAAAAGAAGAAGAGTTTAGAATAGGGATAAGTTTCACAGTAGAACTTGTTGAAAAGCTTATCGAGTACGGAGCACCCGGAATACATGTTTTTACGATGGGGCGCGGTGAGGAAAGTTGTGAGGTGATTAAGTTCGCACAAAGTATAATTAAGTGA
- a CDS encoding serine dehydratase subunit alpha family protein, with translation MIRDIFFDNVKLSYGCTEPVAVGLSVAIAKDYLKGELNRIEILMDRNTYKNGLEVGIPGTHLHGFEIAAALAYLIGKSEFGLEVFKNVTGEIVSKAYEMKDKVSVKYENEIRLHIKTKVVGDNEVLVEITDSHDNVSRIVVDGNEILNTQSSVNFKKEGAKAVTLNEIFDYVQKPDEDVLELVRKATEYNIEISEIGLNTDGNFGRVLDGIPRYVAAGVDQRMSGALLPVMTVAGSGNQGISCIVPVSKVADDLGVSQEKKEKAVLLSILVTIYVKAYTGTLTPICGAGSIASAGASAGIVFLNDGSYEQIKNAINNVLATLFGMTCDGAKRSCSLKASIGTQMALNSAKLALNGTNIPCGNGFAARDVEETIRRLEVLTNSLRNFDEDVINFIGHC, from the coding sequence ATAATCAGGGATATATTTTTCGATAATGTGAAACTTTCGTACGGTTGCACAGAGCCGGTAGCTGTCGGGCTTTCTGTGGCCATTGCGAAGGATTATCTAAAAGGGGAACTGAATAGGATAGAGATTTTGATGGATAGAAATACCTACAAGAACGGTTTAGAGGTTGGTATCCCGGGAACGCATCTGCACGGTTTTGAAATTGCAGCCGCGCTGGCGTATTTGATTGGCAAATCCGAGTTCGGATTAGAGGTTTTCAAAAATGTCACTGGTGAGATAGTTTCTAAAGCTTACGAGATGAAGGATAAAGTCAGCGTGAAATACGAAAACGAGATACGTTTGCATATTAAAACAAAAGTTGTAGGAGATAACGAGGTACTTGTGGAGATAACAGATAGTCATGATAACGTGAGCAGAATAGTTGTTGACGGGAATGAAATACTGAACACACAATCGAGCGTGAATTTTAAAAAAGAAGGAGCAAAAGCTGTCACACTCAATGAGATATTTGATTATGTTCAAAAACCTGATGAAGATGTTTTGGAACTTGTCAGGAAGGCGACTGAATATAACATAGAGATTTCAGAAATTGGATTGAATACGGATGGGAATTTCGGGAGAGTCTTAGATGGTATACCGCGGTATGTTGCCGCAGGTGTCGATCAGCGAATGAGTGGAGCACTACTCCCTGTCATGACGGTGGCTGGTAGTGGTAATCAGGGTATTTCTTGTATCGTACCAGTATCGAAAGTTGCAGATGATCTTGGCGTATCGCAGGAAAAGAAAGAAAAAGCGGTTTTACTGAGTATACTTGTAACGATTTATGTGAAGGCTTATACGGGTACGTTAACTCCAATATGCGGGGCTGGTAGTATAGCTTCAGCAGGTGCATCAGCTGGAATTGTATTCTTGAACGATGGTAGCTATGAGCAGATTAAGAATGCCATCAACAACGTACTTGCTACGTTGTTTGGTATGACGTGTGATGGAGCGAAAAGAAGCTGTTCATTAAAAGCAAGTATTGGCACCCAGATGGCACTGAATTCAGCTAAGCTGGCTTTAAATGGTACAAATATCCCTTGCGGAAATGGATTTGCCGCAAGGGATGTGGAGGAAACGATAAGAAGACTCGAAGTACTTACAAATTCGTTGAGAAACTTCGATGAGGATGTCATAAATTTCATCGGACATTGCTGA
- a CDS encoding homocysteine biosynthesis protein → MENLRTIEEINKKIERGEAVVLTAEEVVRMAKEEGVKEVARKVDVVTTGTFAPMCSSGAFINFGHTMPAMRMEKIKLAGVEVYGGLAAVDGFIGATQESDFDKTFGGGHVIEMLIRGEDLLLEAYGKGTDCYPGKNFRGYINKDMINDFFLFNPRNAYQNYAAATNSSGKVLYTYMGKLLPNYGNVNYSTSGELSPLLKDPKMKTIGIGTRIFLGGGVGYVSWYGTQFRSNVRENDNGVPLAPARTLALIGDAKKMEPRFVKGAYFKNYGVTLFVGVGVPIPVLNEEIAFYVSLSNEEIHTEIKDYAKLEKPTVGVASYAQLRSGKVKINGKEVRTTSLSSLQKAREIANILKEWILAGRFFLTNPAAMLDEERTLKSLSKVTQIALQSEDEKVEYVRGTSHPKEKLSEHKECVNCGACISVCNYGALYWDEDKVKFDESKCVYCMLCTDTCPVGLRLPDEKSDLKFEMPY, encoded by the coding sequence TTGGAAAATTTGAGGACGATTGAGGAAATTAACAAGAAGATTGAAAGAGGAGAGGCTGTGGTTCTAACTGCAGAAGAAGTTGTAAGAATGGCAAAAGAAGAAGGGGTTAAAGAAGTTGCAAGGAAAGTGGATGTGGTAACAACAGGAACATTTGCCCCCATGTGTTCCAGCGGAGCGTTTATAAACTTTGGACATACGATGCCTGCTATGCGTATGGAAAAAATAAAGCTGGCTGGTGTAGAAGTGTATGGTGGACTTGCCGCTGTTGACGGGTTCATAGGTGCGACTCAGGAGTCGGATTTTGATAAGACATTTGGTGGTGGGCACGTAATTGAAATGTTGATAAGAGGGGAAGACCTATTGCTTGAAGCGTATGGAAAAGGTACGGATTGTTATCCGGGCAAGAATTTTAGAGGGTACATCAATAAGGATATGATCAACGATTTCTTCCTTTTTAATCCGAGAAACGCTTACCAAAACTACGCAGCAGCTACTAACAGCTCTGGTAAAGTGCTTTATACATACATGGGCAAGTTGTTACCAAACTACGGGAATGTGAACTACTCAACTTCCGGAGAACTCAGTCCATTGCTCAAGGACCCGAAGATGAAGACGATAGGTATAGGAACAAGGATATTTCTCGGCGGAGGAGTTGGATACGTTTCCTGGTACGGAACACAGTTTAGATCCAACGTTCGAGAAAATGACAATGGTGTCCCTCTTGCTCCAGCTCGCACACTTGCATTGATAGGAGACGCTAAGAAGATGGAACCGAGATTTGTGAAAGGTGCGTATTTTAAAAACTACGGGGTGACACTATTTGTTGGTGTAGGAGTACCTATACCTGTTCTTAACGAGGAGATAGCGTTCTACGTCAGTCTTTCCAATGAGGAAATTCACACGGAGATTAAAGATTATGCGAAGTTAGAGAAACCTACCGTTGGAGTAGCGAGCTATGCACAACTGAGGTCAGGAAAGGTTAAAATCAACGGGAAAGAGGTTAGAACAACTTCCCTTTCCAGTTTACAAAAGGCAAGAGAAATAGCAAACATTCTGAAAGAGTGGATATTGGCTGGCAGGTTCTTCTTGACAAATCCGGCGGCTATGCTCGATGAGGAACGGACTTTGAAAAGCCTTTCTAAAGTTACTCAAATCGCTCTTCAATCGGAGGATGAAAAGGTTGAGTACGTTAGAGGAACGTCGCACCCAAAGGAGAAACTCAGCGAACACAAAGAATGTGTCAACTGTGGTGCGTGTATTTCAGTATGCAACTATGGAGCTCTTTACTGGGACGAAGACAAAGTTAAATTTGATGAGTCAAAGTGTGTGTACTGTATGCTCTGCACCGATACCTGTCCTGTTGGTTTGAGACTCCCAGATGAAAAATCAGACTTGAAGTTTGAAATGCCATATTGA
- a CDS encoding adenylosuccinate synthase: protein MKAVCFGLQWGDEGKGKVTTYLSKDYDYVVRYSGGSNAGHTVEYGDFKLVHHLVPSFDVRTKTKGYIANGVVVDLKVLNDEIDELKKIGFDISERIKISSLAHVVLPVHKLLDEKFELSKGSKAVGTTKRGIGPAYADKVHRIGLRLVDLKDKDVALEKLQFISELYKNLYSIEWSDYNCVFEEYEKLKNYVVSPLEIKLELNNSNILFEGTQGVLLDVDMGSYPYVTGTYCNVTGVEAGLGYPVKIDKRIGVFKAYLTRVGEGPFPTELFGQEAEELRKAGKEYGATTGRPRRCGWLDLPLLKYAIEISDCYEMIMTKADVLSGMEKIKIGIRYKIGGKMGKSVEAPYELDMLNKVHVEYLEFPGWKSLDDKNFEKFVNFIESETGRKITYISTGALVSDIVELG from the coding sequence ATGAAAGCAGTTTGCTTCGGTCTTCAGTGGGGGGACGAAGGAAAGGGAAAAGTTACGACTTACCTTTCCAAAGATTACGATTACGTCGTTCGATACAGTGGAGGTAGCAATGCGGGTCACACCGTCGAATACGGTGACTTTAAATTAGTTCACCACTTAGTTCCATCTTTTGATGTAAGAACTAAGACTAAAGGATACATCGCAAACGGAGTGGTTGTGGATTTAAAAGTCTTAAACGACGAAATCGATGAGTTGAAGAAGATAGGTTTTGATATCTCAGAAAGAATAAAGATTTCCAGTTTAGCGCACGTCGTTTTACCGGTTCACAAGCTACTTGACGAAAAGTTTGAACTTTCGAAGGGTAGTAAGGCCGTTGGAACAACGAAAAGAGGAATAGGACCTGCCTACGCTGACAAGGTTCACAGAATCGGGCTAAGGCTTGTTGATTTGAAAGATAAAGATGTTGCCCTTGAAAAATTGCAATTCATCAGCGAGCTCTACAAAAATCTCTACTCGATAGAATGGAGCGATTATAATTGCGTTTTTGAAGAGTACGAAAAACTCAAAAACTACGTTGTTTCTCCTCTTGAAATTAAGCTCGAGTTAAACAATTCAAATATTCTGTTTGAAGGCACTCAAGGTGTTTTGCTTGATGTCGACATGGGAAGTTATCCGTACGTTACGGGTACTTACTGTAACGTGACCGGAGTTGAAGCTGGATTAGGGTATCCGGTGAAAATTGACAAACGCATAGGTGTTTTCAAGGCATATCTCACAAGAGTCGGAGAAGGTCCCTTCCCAACCGAACTATTCGGTCAAGAAGCAGAAGAACTGAGAAAAGCTGGAAAAGAATACGGTGCAACAACTGGAAGGCCAAGAAGATGTGGATGGTTGGATTTACCGCTTCTCAAGTACGCTATCGAAATTTCCGATTGCTATGAAATGATAATGACCAAAGCGGATGTTCTATCTGGGATGGAAAAAATAAAAATAGGCATCAGATACAAAATCGGAGGAAAAATGGGAAAGAGTGTGGAAGCGCCTTACGAATTAGACATGCTTAATAAAGTGCATGTAGAATACTTAGAATTTCCTGGCTGGAAGAGTTTAGATGATAAGAATTTTGAAAAATTCGTCAACTTCATCGAATCGGAAACTGGAAGAAAGATAACCTACATATCCACTGGTGCACTTGTCAGCGATATTGTGGAACTTGGATAG
- a CDS encoding UPF0280 family protein: MKQNDYNRCGRQYNGYGERFDILLSQRKLNVVKRFYRDYYSENFDRFYVRYKYTDLAIATDKFTLEMLDGVYDLVKKHYEELEELRAISKEFFESFKPVDIVALNIPDIARSMCEATKLAEVGPMAAVAGAFAESVGNYLLNLHHCEEVIVENGGDIYINVRRPVNVGIFANFESEFNKLSIALEPGEYGVCTSSGKIGHSISFGNADAACVIAKSSTYADAFATKYGNLIKSEDDLEKVLEFVRKDVDRERYILGVLFVVDKKLFAYGNVKLSI; this comes from the coding sequence ATGAAGCAGAATGACTACAACCGATGTGGAAGACAATACAACGGGTATGGCGAACGTTTCGATATTTTACTTAGCCAAAGAAAGCTCAACGTCGTGAAAAGATTTTACAGAGATTATTATTCTGAAAACTTTGATAGATTTTACGTGCGTTACAAATACACCGATTTAGCAATTGCAACTGATAAGTTTACACTGGAAATGCTTGATGGTGTCTACGATTTAGTTAAAAAGCACTACGAAGAACTTGAAGAATTAAGAGCGATAAGCAAGGAATTCTTCGAATCTTTTAAGCCTGTAGATATCGTTGCTTTAAATATTCCAGATATTGCCCGTTCCATGTGCGAAGCTACGAAATTGGCAGAAGTTGGTCCTATGGCCGCAGTTGCCGGTGCGTTTGCAGAATCTGTAGGAAATTATCTTCTAAACCTGCACCACTGCGAGGAAGTCATTGTCGAAAACGGGGGAGATATTTACATAAACGTGCGCAGGCCGGTAAACGTTGGCATCTTCGCAAATTTTGAGAGCGAATTCAACAAGCTTTCCATAGCTTTGGAACCGGGCGAATACGGTGTGTGCACGTCATCTGGGAAGATAGGACATTCGATTAGTTTCGGAAATGCCGATGCTGCGTGTGTGATTGCCAAAAGTAGCACGTATGCCGATGCGTTTGCAACAAAATACGGGAATTTGATAAAAAGCGAGGATGACCTTGAAAAAGTCTTAGAATTTGTGAGGAAAGACGTTGATAGAGAACGTTACATACTTGGTGTGTTGTTTGTTGTTGACAAGAAATTGTTTGCTTATGGAAACGTAAAGCTTTCAATTTAA